Proteins found in one Anopheles aquasalis chromosome 3, idAnoAquaMG_Q_19, whole genome shotgun sequence genomic segment:
- the LOC126575893 gene encoding calcium release-activated calcium channel protein 1 isoform X1: MKLGGKSEFKSFPNYRRCSLLQKWVGKIGATLSVWSTNATGIDPILAHIVAVPHKSTPENTPNSSSNLAGTLPPLRDPNSTGLNHGHLHMIGNGNNYSGNSNSTYNHTGPSHGLGSCNNRTSICSTHNKRRSHLSTMSQTGDDYHSPNYLSWRKLQLSRAKLKASSKTSALLSGFAMVAMVEVQLDENTKVPTAMLIAFAVCTTLLVAVHMLALMISTCILPNIETVCNLHSISLVHESPHERLHWYIETAWAFSTLLGLILFLLEIAILCWVKFYDLNTTAAWSACIVLIPVLVIFVAFALHFYRSLMTHKYEVTVSGIRELEMLKEQMEQDHLEHHHHHANQQTV; encoded by the exons aTGAAATTAGGTGGTAAGAGTGAATTCAAGTCGTTTCCCAACTACCGCCGTTGTTCCCTTTTGCAAAAGTGGGTGGGTAAAAT TGGGGCGACGTTATCAGTATGGAGTACCAATGCTACCGGAATTGACCCGATTCTTGCGCACATCGTAGCTGTACCACATAAAAGTACCCCAgaaaacacaccaaacagcagcagtaatttGGCCGGAACTCTGCCGCCGCTAAGGGATCCAAACTCAACAGGCTTAAATCACGGTCATCTTCATATGATAGGCAACGGAAATAACTACAGTGGTAACAGTAACAGCACGTACAACCATACAGGACCTAGCCACGGACTCGGCTCTTGCAACAATCGCACCAGTATTTGCAGTACACATAATAAG AGACGATCGCATTTGAGCACCATGTCGCAGACAGGCGATGATTATCATTCGCCAAATTATTTGTCCTGGCGAAAATTGCAATTGAGCCGAGCCAAACTCAAAGCTTCAAGCAAAACGTCCGCTCTATTGTCCGGTTTTGCGATG gTTGCTATGGTTGAAGTACAATTAGATGAAAATACTAAAGTACCGACGGCGATGTTGATCGCGTTTGCAGTATGCACTACACTGTTGGTAGCAGTCCATATGCTAGCATTAATGATTAGTACGTGCATTCTCCCCAATATTGAAACCGTTTGCAACCTACACAGCATATCTCTGGTACATGAATCTCCACATGAGCGGCTTCATTGGTACATTGAAACAGCATGGGCTTTTTCTACACTTCTTGGATTGATACTATTTTTGCTTGAAATAGCCATTTTGTGCTGGGTGAAATTCTACGATCTGAACACAACTGCAGCGTGGTCTGCTTGCATAGTTTTAATTCCAGTGCTCGTCATTTTTGTAGCATTTGCACTGCACTTCTACCGATCGTTGATGACACACAAGTATGAGGTAACTGTGTCCGGTATTAGAGAGCTGGAAATGCTAAAGGAACAGATGGAGCAAGATCATCTagaacatcatcaccaccatgcaAACCAGCAAACTGTTTAA
- the LOC126575893 gene encoding calcium release-activated calcium channel protein 1 isoform X3: MQESSKIKRTGGATLSVWSTNATGIDPILAHIVAVPHKSTPENTPNSSSNLAGTLPPLRDPNSTGLNHGHLHMIGNGNNYSGNSNSTYNHTGPSHGLGSCNNRTSICSTHNKRRSHLSTMSQTGDDYHSPNYLSWRKLQLSRAKLKASSKTSALLSGFAMVAMVEVQLDENTKVPTAMLIAFAVCTTLLVAVHMLALMISTCILPNIETVCNLHSISLVHESPHERLHWYIETAWAFSTLLGLILFLLEIAILCWVKFYDLNTTAAWSACIVLIPVLVIFVAFALHFYRSLMTHKYEVTVSGIRELEMLKEQMEQDHLEHHHHHANQQTV; the protein is encoded by the exons ATGCAGGAATCATCTAAAATCAAACGTACGGG TGGGGCGACGTTATCAGTATGGAGTACCAATGCTACCGGAATTGACCCGATTCTTGCGCACATCGTAGCTGTACCACATAAAAGTACCCCAgaaaacacaccaaacagcagcagtaatttGGCCGGAACTCTGCCGCCGCTAAGGGATCCAAACTCAACAGGCTTAAATCACGGTCATCTTCATATGATAGGCAACGGAAATAACTACAGTGGTAACAGTAACAGCACGTACAACCATACAGGACCTAGCCACGGACTCGGCTCTTGCAACAATCGCACCAGTATTTGCAGTACACATAATAAG AGACGATCGCATTTGAGCACCATGTCGCAGACAGGCGATGATTATCATTCGCCAAATTATTTGTCCTGGCGAAAATTGCAATTGAGCCGAGCCAAACTCAAAGCTTCAAGCAAAACGTCCGCTCTATTGTCCGGTTTTGCGATG gTTGCTATGGTTGAAGTACAATTAGATGAAAATACTAAAGTACCGACGGCGATGTTGATCGCGTTTGCAGTATGCACTACACTGTTGGTAGCAGTCCATATGCTAGCATTAATGATTAGTACGTGCATTCTCCCCAATATTGAAACCGTTTGCAACCTACACAGCATATCTCTGGTACATGAATCTCCACATGAGCGGCTTCATTGGTACATTGAAACAGCATGGGCTTTTTCTACACTTCTTGGATTGATACTATTTTTGCTTGAAATAGCCATTTTGTGCTGGGTGAAATTCTACGATCTGAACACAACTGCAGCGTGGTCTGCTTGCATAGTTTTAATTCCAGTGCTCGTCATTTTTGTAGCATTTGCACTGCACTTCTACCGATCGTTGATGACACACAAGTATGAGGTAACTGTGTCCGGTATTAGAGAGCTGGAAATGCTAAAGGAACAGATGGAGCAAGATCATCTagaacatcatcaccaccatgcaAACCAGCAAACTGTTTAA
- the LOC126575893 gene encoding calcium release-activated calcium channel protein 1 isoform X2, with protein MKLGVCIFENSVKSVFLCDLIIILVYASGATLSVWSTNATGIDPILAHIVAVPHKSTPENTPNSSSNLAGTLPPLRDPNSTGLNHGHLHMIGNGNNYSGNSNSTYNHTGPSHGLGSCNNRTSICSTHNKRRSHLSTMSQTGDDYHSPNYLSWRKLQLSRAKLKASSKTSALLSGFAMVAMVEVQLDENTKVPTAMLIAFAVCTTLLVAVHMLALMISTCILPNIETVCNLHSISLVHESPHERLHWYIETAWAFSTLLGLILFLLEIAILCWVKFYDLNTTAAWSACIVLIPVLVIFVAFALHFYRSLMTHKYEVTVSGIRELEMLKEQMEQDHLEHHHHHANQQTV; from the exons aTGAAATTAGGTG TTTGTATTTTTGAGAATTCTGTAAAATCTGTATTTTTATGCGACCTAATCATCATTTTAGTTTATGCAAG TGGGGCGACGTTATCAGTATGGAGTACCAATGCTACCGGAATTGACCCGATTCTTGCGCACATCGTAGCTGTACCACATAAAAGTACCCCAgaaaacacaccaaacagcagcagtaatttGGCCGGAACTCTGCCGCCGCTAAGGGATCCAAACTCAACAGGCTTAAATCACGGTCATCTTCATATGATAGGCAACGGAAATAACTACAGTGGTAACAGTAACAGCACGTACAACCATACAGGACCTAGCCACGGACTCGGCTCTTGCAACAATCGCACCAGTATTTGCAGTACACATAATAAG AGACGATCGCATTTGAGCACCATGTCGCAGACAGGCGATGATTATCATTCGCCAAATTATTTGTCCTGGCGAAAATTGCAATTGAGCCGAGCCAAACTCAAAGCTTCAAGCAAAACGTCCGCTCTATTGTCCGGTTTTGCGATG gTTGCTATGGTTGAAGTACAATTAGATGAAAATACTAAAGTACCGACGGCGATGTTGATCGCGTTTGCAGTATGCACTACACTGTTGGTAGCAGTCCATATGCTAGCATTAATGATTAGTACGTGCATTCTCCCCAATATTGAAACCGTTTGCAACCTACACAGCATATCTCTGGTACATGAATCTCCACATGAGCGGCTTCATTGGTACATTGAAACAGCATGGGCTTTTTCTACACTTCTTGGATTGATACTATTTTTGCTTGAAATAGCCATTTTGTGCTGGGTGAAATTCTACGATCTGAACACAACTGCAGCGTGGTCTGCTTGCATAGTTTTAATTCCAGTGCTCGTCATTTTTGTAGCATTTGCACTGCACTTCTACCGATCGTTGATGACACACAAGTATGAGGTAACTGTGTCCGGTATTAGAGAGCTGGAAATGCTAAAGGAACAGATGGAGCAAGATCATCTagaacatcatcaccaccatgcaAACCAGCAAACTGTTTAA